In one window of Mytilus trossulus isolate FHL-02 chromosome 7, PNRI_Mtr1.1.1.hap1, whole genome shotgun sequence DNA:
- the LOC134725422 gene encoding short-chain collagen C4-like — translation MARLLVLFSILVYGSSAKNSKRILLTDPDFADNLQLHKDVQNLKALVQQMQGTIQNQARMIEKFAVTAPAGVVYTRWGRKDCAGNNTDIVYSGLSGGGHYTERGRAAEPVCLPHDPHIGSTINNNDYTSVYGMEYQQNLGSSVYDKDVPCAVCRANHVTSKVIIPGKITCLAGWRKEYSGMLVAGYHGHDGASSFICIDQNPDVLEAGAGNEDGYLIYPAIAKCGSLKCPPYVQNTRISCVVCTK, via the exons atGGCAAGGCTACTTGTCCTTTTTTCAATTCTTGTTTATGGATCATCagcaaaaaattcaaaacgtatTCTTCTGACTGATCCTGACTTTGCAGACAACCTACAATTACATAAGGATGTGCAAAATTTAAAAGCTCTTGTACAGCAAATGCAAGGAACCATTCAAAACCAAGCACGAATGATCGAAAAATTCGCAGTCACAG CACCAGCTGGTGTAGTGTATACTAGATGGGGAAGGAAGGACTGCGCAGGGAACAATACAGATATTGTTTACTCAG gaCTTTCTGGGGGTGGACACTATACAGAAAGGGGACGAGCTGCAGAACCAGTGTGCCTTCCACACGATCCACACATTGGAAGCACTATTAACAATAACGACTATACTTCTGTATACGGCATGGAATATCAACAGAACTTAGGTAGTAGTGTGTATGATAAAGATGTGCCTTGTGCCGTGTGTAGGGCGAATCATGTTACTTCCAAAGTGATAATTCCTGGCAAAATAACTTGCCTGGCTGGATGGCGAAAAGAATATAGTGGCATGTTGGTAGCAGGGTATCACGGGCACGATGGTGCATCTTCTTTCATCTGTATTGACCAGAATCCAGACGTTCTTGAAGCTGGTGCTGGAAATGAAGATggttatttaatttatccagCAATCGCTAAATGTGGATCTTTAAAATGTCCACCGTATGTTCAGAATACAAGGATTAGCTGTGTTGTTTGCACCAAGTaa
- the LOC134726556 gene encoding uncharacterized protein LOC134726556: MVPMDSCISGHGHYTDTGRATDPVCLPQDPSIGGPINSDYAATVYGMEYADNFGSLYYKDVPCVVCRANHVTSKVMIPGKFTCHVGWRKEYSGMLVAGYHRQEGASSYFCMETTLVVYMIKMCLVPYVRRIMLPPK; encoded by the exons ATGGTTCCTATGGATAGCT gtATTTCTGGACATGGACACTACACAGACACAGGACGAGCAACAGACCCAGTGTGTCTTCCACAAGACCCATCTATCGGAGGTCCTATTAACAGCGATTATGCTGCAACTGTTTATGGTATGGAATATGCTGACAACTTTGGTAGTTTATATTATAAAGATGTGCCTTGTGTCGTATGTAGGGCGAATCATGTTACCTCCAAAGTAATGATTCCAGGAAAATTTACATGTCACGTTGGATGGCGAAAAGAATATAGTGGTATGTTGGTAGCAGGATATCACAGACAAGAAGGTGCATCTTCATACTTCTGCATGGAGACAACTTTGGTAGTTTATATGATAAAGATGTGCCTTGTGCCGTATGTAAGGCGAATCATGTTACCTCCAAAGTAA